In Janibacter sp. CX7, a single genomic region encodes these proteins:
- a CDS encoding endonuclease/exonuclease/phosphatase family protein has translation MSLRVASYNLRGLQDDVAALARTVRVIDPDVLCLQEVPWVGAVDHRIADLAQRCGLVWSGRSQRAGQTSVLTNLRTQVLSVTHHRLPTRSWRDRRGVAITRVAPFGRTSIAVASVHLSLDADERLAHARAIMERLAAVPGPALLAGDLNEQEDGAAWQLFGAAMRPVSPTEPTYPSATPERLLDVIFATPDVEVLPHREVPWVWEDLKAATDHRPVWVDVETSPLPAGAATSGE, from the coding sequence GTGAGCCTGCGCGTCGCCTCCTACAACCTGCGGGGGCTGCAGGACGACGTCGCGGCGCTCGCGCGCACGGTGCGGGTCATCGACCCCGATGTGCTGTGCCTGCAGGAGGTGCCGTGGGTGGGTGCGGTCGACCACCGCATCGCCGACCTCGCGCAACGCTGCGGACTCGTGTGGTCCGGTCGCAGCCAGCGAGCCGGGCAGACGAGCGTGCTGACCAACCTGCGGACCCAGGTGCTGTCGGTGACCCACCACCGCCTGCCGACCCGCTCGTGGCGCGACCGGCGGGGCGTCGCGATCACCCGGGTCGCCCCCTTCGGCCGCACCTCGATCGCCGTCGCCAGCGTCCACCTCAGCCTCGACGCCGACGAGCGCCTCGCCCACGCCCGCGCCATCATGGAGCGGCTCGCGGCGGTGCCCGGGCCGGCGCTGCTCGCCGGCGACCTCAACGAGCAGGAGGACGGCGCGGCGTGGCAGCTCTTCGGGGCGGCGATGCGGCCGGTGAGCCCGACGGAGCCGACCTATCCCTCGGCGACGCCCGAGCGTCTGCTCGACGTCATCTTCGCCACGCCCGACGTCGAGGTGCTGCCGCACCGGGAGGTGCCGTGGGTGTGGGAGGACCTCAAGGCCGCGACCGACCACCGGCCGGTGTGGGTCGACGTCGAGACCTCGCCGCTGCCGGCGGGCGCCGCCACGTCGGGGGAGTGA
- a CDS encoding Lrp/AsnC family transcriptional regulator, translating to MITAIVLIHADTARIPEVAETVADLDGVSEVYSVAGDADLIAMVRVHEHEELDDVIAGRLNKVEGIVDTSTHIAFRAYSRHDLDAAFSIGLE from the coding sequence GTGATCACCGCCATCGTCCTCATCCACGCCGACACCGCCCGCATCCCCGAGGTGGCCGAGACCGTCGCCGACCTCGACGGCGTCAGCGAGGTCTACTCGGTGGCGGGCGACGCCGACCTCATCGCGATGGTCCGCGTCCACGAGCACGAGGAGCTCGACGACGTCATCGCCGGCCGGCTCAACAAGGTCGAGGGGATCGTCGACACGTCGACGCACATCGCCTTCCGCGCCTACAGCCGCCACGACCTCGACGCCGCCTTCAGCATCGGCCTGGAGTAG
- a CDS encoding ROK family glucokinase, whose product MSGSAIGIDIGGTKIAGALVDEAGRITGREQVATPADDTDAIIEATAELVRTLEAAADDPTVGVGMACAAFVDARAGHVWFAPNLPWRDLDLADAVGSAVGREVVVDNDANAAAWGEYRHGAGSEHDDMVLVTVGTGVGGGCIVDDRLLRGAFGIGGEIGHVALDPSGPRCGCGNTGCLEVFASGTALVRTARELVTSPSPLGAALRERCGGDPEALSGRDVTELAQAGDGASIELLDDLGTRLGQGLASICAVLDPGLVVIGGGVADAGDLLVEPTRRSFARHLIGRGNRPSPEIVRATLGNDAGIVGAATLAREAST is encoded by the coding sequence ATGAGCGGCAGCGCGATCGGCATCGACATCGGGGGGACCAAGATCGCCGGCGCCCTCGTCGACGAGGCAGGCCGGATCACCGGGCGCGAGCAGGTCGCGACGCCCGCCGACGACACCGACGCGATCATCGAGGCCACGGCCGAGCTCGTGCGCACCCTCGAGGCCGCCGCCGACGACCCGACGGTCGGCGTCGGCATGGCCTGCGCGGCCTTCGTCGACGCCCGGGCCGGCCACGTGTGGTTTGCCCCCAACCTGCCCTGGCGCGACCTCGACCTCGCCGACGCGGTCGGCTCCGCGGTGGGTCGCGAGGTCGTCGTCGACAACGACGCCAATGCCGCCGCGTGGGGTGAGTACCGCCACGGCGCGGGCAGCGAGCACGACGACATGGTGCTCGTCACCGTCGGCACGGGCGTCGGTGGTGGCTGCATCGTCGACGACCGCCTGCTGCGCGGTGCCTTCGGCATCGGCGGCGAGATCGGCCACGTCGCCCTCGACCCGAGCGGACCCCGGTGCGGCTGCGGCAACACCGGCTGCCTCGAGGTCTTCGCCTCGGGCACCGCCCTGGTCCGCACCGCCCGCGAGCTGGTGACCTCCCCTTCGCCCCTGGGTGCCGCCCTGCGGGAGCGGTGCGGCGGCGACCCCGAGGCCCTGTCCGGCCGCGACGTCACCGAGCTGGCCCAGGCAGGCGACGGCGCCAGCATCGAGCTGCTCGACGACCTCGGCACCCGTCTCGGCCAGGGACTGGCCTCGATCTGCGCGGTCCTCGACCCCGGCCTCGTCGTCATCGGGGGTGGGGTCGCCGACGCCGGTGACCTGCTTGTCGAGCCGACGCGCAGGTCCTTCGCCCGCCACCTCATCGGCCGGGGCAACCGGCCCTCGCCGGAGATCGTGCGGGCCACCCTCGGCAACGACGCCGGCATCGTCGGGGCGGCGACCCTCGCCCGGGAGGCGAGCACGTGA
- a CDS encoding DEDD exonuclease domain-containing protein, with product MEVVQDRLGDLGTPLAEVTFVVVDLETTGGSARDCGITEIGAVKVRGGEELGELQTFVNPGEPIPAFIQSLTGITDAMVADAPRTGEAVASFLEFARGAVLVAHNAGFDIGFLKAACAAHDLRWPGPTVLDTVRLARQVVSRDEVPNHKLGTLARYFGATTTPDHRALHDARATVDVLHALIGRLGSVGVHTLEELSSYTSRVSDELRRKRHLADGLPSAPGVYVFKDERGEPLYVGTSIDIRSRARSYFTASEQRRRMGEMVRLATEITPIVCATTLEAQVRELRLIARHKPRYNRRSRHPERAWWLKLTDEVFPRLSIVRSVGPDDLAFAGPFGTRGTAEEAMAALHDAVPLRQCLTRLSPRRPTSACALADMGRCSAPCTGEVPVEDYAVTVAEAAQVLVGDSRSAVAALRERMAELSAQERFEEAGALRDRLADLVRAASRSQRAAPLTAAPELVAARRTARGGWDLVCVRHGRLAGSSHSPSAPTRCPTSRPCAPAPRWSRRPRGRARAPCPRRPSSSCAGSRLRAPGWSTSRASGPAPWAVPLPPTASWRLL from the coding sequence ATGGAGGTCGTCCAGGACAGGCTCGGTGATCTCGGCACACCGCTGGCCGAGGTCACCTTCGTCGTCGTCGACCTCGAGACGACCGGCGGCTCGGCCCGCGACTGCGGCATCACCGAGATCGGCGCGGTCAAGGTGCGCGGCGGCGAGGAGCTCGGCGAGCTGCAGACCTTCGTCAACCCCGGCGAGCCGATCCCCGCCTTCATCCAGTCGCTGACCGGCATCACCGACGCGATGGTCGCCGACGCCCCGCGCACCGGCGAGGCCGTCGCGAGCTTCCTCGAGTTCGCCCGCGGCGCCGTCCTCGTCGCCCACAACGCCGGCTTCGACATCGGCTTCCTCAAGGCCGCGTGCGCCGCCCACGACCTGCGCTGGCCGGGACCGACCGTGCTCGACACGGTGCGGCTGGCCCGGCAGGTCGTCTCGCGCGACGAGGTGCCCAACCACAAGCTCGGGACCCTCGCGAGGTACTTCGGCGCCACGACGACCCCCGACCACCGGGCCCTGCACGACGCCCGCGCCACCGTCGACGTCCTCCACGCGCTCATCGGGCGGCTGGGCTCGGTCGGGGTGCACACCCTCGAGGAGCTGAGCTCCTACACCTCACGGGTGAGCGACGAGCTGCGGCGCAAGCGCCACCTCGCCGACGGGCTGCCGTCGGCGCCGGGCGTCTACGTCTTCAAGGACGAGCGCGGCGAGCCGCTCTACGTCGGCACCTCGATCGACATCCGCTCACGCGCCCGCAGCTACTTCACCGCGTCGGAGCAGCGCCGGCGCATGGGCGAGATGGTGCGGCTGGCCACCGAGATCACCCCGATCGTCTGCGCGACGACGCTCGAGGCCCAGGTGCGCGAGCTGCGGCTGATCGCCCGGCACAAGCCGCGCTACAACCGCCGCTCGCGCCACCCCGAGCGCGCCTGGTGGCTCAAGCTCACCGACGAGGTCTTCCCCCGGCTGTCGATCGTGCGCTCGGTGGGACCCGACGACCTGGCCTTCGCCGGACCCTTCGGCACGCGTGGCACCGCCGAGGAGGCCATGGCCGCGCTCCACGACGCCGTCCCCCTGCGCCAGTGCCTCACCCGGCTGTCGCCGCGGCGGCCGACCTCCGCGTGCGCGCTCGCCGACATGGGCCGCTGCTCCGCCCCGTGCACCGGCGAGGTGCCCGTCGAGGACTACGCGGTCACCGTCGCCGAGGCCGCCCAGGTCCTCGTCGGCGACTCGCGCTCCGCGGTCGCGGCGCTGCGGGAGCGCATGGCCGAGCTGTCGGCCCAGGAGCGCTTCGAGGAGGCCGGCGCCCTGCGCGACCGGCTCGCCGACCTCGTGCGGGCGGCCTCGCGCAGCCAGCGCGCCGCCCCGCTCACGGCCGCCCCCGAGCTCGTCGCGGCACGCCGCACCGCGCGCGGCGGCTGGGACCTGGTCTGCGTGCGCCACGGCCGGCTCGCCGGCAGCTCGCACTCCCCGTCGGCGCCGACCCGATGCCCTACGTCGCGGCCCTGCGCGCCAGCGCCGAGGTGGTCGCGCCGCCCGCGGGGCCGGGCACGAGCGCCCTGCCCGAGGAGACCGAGCTCGTCCTGCGCTGGCTCGAGGCTGAGGGCACCCGGCTGGTCGACATCGAGGGCGAGTGGACCTGCCCCGTGGGCGGTGCCGCTGCCGCCCACCGCGAGCTGGCGCCTGCTCTAG
- a CDS encoding DUF2332 domain-containing protein, with protein sequence MRTMDDLGDPADFYRHFAEREAKGESRTFEEWARGLAADPEALALVATLPVRKRQPNLVFAAARWHGARTPSGYDDPGALREVLLGQWPQVRETVLARSTQTNEVGRCATLLPVLAGLEGPLALIEVGASAGLCLHPDLWSYRYVDDTGAQVARIDPATGPSGVVLDCIVRGEAPIPPSAPQVVWRGGLDLNPLDLTQPDTARWLETLVWPEHEDRRARLAAACREVADVPVDVVRGDLLTDLDALVDRARAQAPDATLVVFHSAVIAYLDDAGRRQWEQLAQETVARVRADGGRAHWVSNEGARVLPDVTATARCEGVESDFCLGLDASAVGWTHGHGRRLTWC encoded by the coding sequence ATGCGGACCATGGATGATCTCGGGGACCCGGCCGACTTCTACCGCCATTTCGCCGAGCGCGAGGCGAAGGGGGAGTCCCGCACCTTCGAGGAGTGGGCCCGTGGCCTCGCGGCCGACCCCGAGGCGCTGGCACTCGTCGCGACGCTGCCGGTGCGCAAGCGCCAGCCCAACCTCGTCTTCGCGGCGGCCCGGTGGCACGGTGCGCGCACCCCGTCCGGCTACGACGACCCCGGTGCGCTGCGCGAGGTGCTGCTCGGGCAGTGGCCGCAGGTGCGCGAGACGGTCCTCGCCCGCTCGACGCAGACCAACGAGGTCGGTCGGTGCGCGACGCTGCTGCCCGTGCTCGCCGGTCTCGAGGGGCCGCTGGCCCTCATCGAGGTCGGGGCGAGCGCCGGGCTGTGCCTGCACCCCGATCTCTGGTCCTACCGCTATGTCGACGACACCGGCGCGCAGGTCGCCCGCATCGACCCCGCGACCGGTCCCTCCGGCGTCGTCCTCGACTGCATCGTGCGCGGGGAGGCGCCGATCCCCCCTTCGGCACCGCAGGTGGTCTGGCGTGGCGGGCTCGACCTCAACCCGCTCGACCTCACCCAGCCGGACACCGCCCGGTGGCTCGAGACGCTCGTGTGGCCCGAGCACGAGGACCGGCGGGCCCGACTGGCCGCCGCCTGCCGCGAGGTGGCCGACGTGCCGGTCGACGTCGTGCGGGGCGACCTGCTCACCGACCTCGACGCGCTCGTCGACCGGGCCCGTGCCCAGGCACCCGACGCGACCCTCGTGGTCTTCCACTCGGCGGTCATCGCCTACCTCGACGATGCGGGCCGGCGGCAGTGGGAGCAGCTGGCGCAGGAGACCGTCGCGCGGGTGCGCGCCGACGGCGGCCGAGCCCACTGGGTGTCCAACGAGGGCGCCCGCGTCCTGCCCGACGTCACCGCGACCGCACGGTGCGAGGGAGTCGAGAGTGACTTCTGCCTCGGCCTCGACGCCTCGGCCGTCGGCTGGACCCACGGCCACGGCCGCCGCCTCACCTGGTGCTGA
- a CDS encoding c-type cytochrome, producing the protein MPTLSRRHPAAIALLLMLGLFVTGTAYAAVAPKQAEATVTSSDDVANGKKLFVANCATCHGANGLGIEDSGPSLAGVGAASVDFQMGTGRMPMAEPGVQAPGNIKVKFTDEEISDIAAYVASLGAGPAVPDEEYTDGAQGDPGKGGQIFRVNCAMCHNSAGAGGALTRGKDAPKVTGVSGKHIYEAMVTGPQSMPVFNDKNLTPENKRDVIAYLEAQQEAGSPGGNPLGGLGPVPEGLFAWTAGLGLFVGIAVWLGQKSA; encoded by the coding sequence ATGCCGACCCTCTCTCGCCGTCACCCCGCGGCGATCGCCCTGCTGCTCATGCTCGGCCTCTTCGTCACCGGCACCGCCTACGCGGCCGTCGCACCGAAGCAGGCCGAGGCCACGGTGACCAGCTCCGACGACGTCGCCAACGGCAAGAAGCTCTTCGTCGCCAACTGCGCGACCTGCCACGGGGCCAACGGCCTGGGCATCGAGGACTCCGGCCCGAGCCTCGCCGGCGTCGGCGCCGCGTCGGTCGACTTCCAGATGGGCACCGGCCGCATGCCGATGGCCGAGCCGGGCGTGCAGGCGCCGGGCAACATCAAGGTGAAGTTCACCGACGAGGAGATCTCCGACATCGCCGCCTACGTCGCCTCCCTCGGCGCCGGCCCGGCCGTGCCGGACGAGGAGTACACCGACGGCGCGCAGGGCGACCCGGGCAAGGGTGGCCAGATCTTCCGCGTCAACTGCGCCATGTGCCACAACAGCGCCGGCGCGGGTGGCGCCCTGACCCGCGGCAAGGACGCGCCCAAGGTCACCGGGGTCTCCGGCAAGCACATCTACGAGGCCATGGTCACCGGCCCCCAGAGCATGCCGGTCTTCAACGACAAGAACCTCACCCCCGAGAACAAGCGCGACGTCATCGCCTACCTCGAGGCCCAGCAGGAGGCCGGCAGCCCCGGCGGCAACCCGCTCGGTGGCCTCGGCCCGGTGCCCGAGGGCCTCTTCGCCTGGACCGCCGGCCTGGGCCTCTTCGTGGGCATCGCCGTCTGGCTCGGCCAGAAGTCCGCCTGA
- the trpD gene encoding anthranilate phosphoribosyltransferase, with product MSQAGTHTWSGVLTQLLAGHDLESDATAWAMREMMSGDAAPAQIAGFLVALRAKGETVTELRALADVMLEHALPIEVDGPTLDIVGTGGDMAGTVNISTMSAICIAATGVRVVKHGNRASSSKSGSADVLESLGVNLTLSPADVSRVAGEAGMTFCFAQTFHPSFRHTAAPRRDLGIGTALNVLGPMTNPSRPTYSVVGVADERVAPLMAGVFAQRGTTALVFRGDDGLDELTVADGSHVWWVADGEIREVHLTPEDLGLGRSPLDALRGGDADFNADVARRLFAGERGPVRDAVVLNAGAAVALAQQGDQQPSDPIATLRAGMDTVEAVLDSGRAAEQLQRWVRATQDVASA from the coding sequence ATGAGCCAGGCGGGCACCCACACCTGGTCGGGCGTCCTCACCCAGCTCCTCGCGGGGCACGACCTGGAGTCGGACGCGACCGCGTGGGCGATGCGCGAGATGATGTCCGGCGACGCGGCTCCCGCGCAGATCGCCGGCTTCCTCGTCGCGCTGCGGGCGAAGGGGGAGACCGTCACCGAGCTGCGGGCGCTGGCTGACGTCATGCTCGAGCACGCCCTGCCGATCGAGGTCGACGGCCCGACCCTGGACATCGTCGGGACCGGCGGTGACATGGCGGGCACGGTCAACATCTCGACGATGTCGGCCATCTGCATCGCCGCGACCGGCGTGCGGGTCGTCAAGCACGGCAACCGCGCCTCGTCGTCGAAGTCCGGCTCCGCCGACGTCCTCGAGTCCCTCGGGGTCAACCTGACGTTGAGCCCCGCTGACGTGTCGCGGGTGGCCGGTGAGGCCGGCATGACCTTCTGCTTCGCCCAGACCTTCCACCCCTCCTTCCGCCACACGGCCGCGCCCCGGCGCGACCTCGGCATCGGCACGGCCCTGAACGTGCTCGGCCCGATGACCAACCCCTCGCGCCCGACCTACTCGGTCGTGGGCGTCGCCGACGAGCGGGTCGCGCCGCTCATGGCGGGTGTCTTCGCCCAGCGCGGGACCACCGCGCTCGTCTTCCGTGGGGATGACGGGCTCGACGAGCTCACGGTCGCCGACGGCTCGCACGTGTGGTGGGTCGCGGACGGCGAGATCCGCGAGGTGCACCTGACGCCGGAGGACCTCGGCCTGGGTCGCAGCCCGCTCGACGCGCTGCGCGGCGGCGACGCGGACTTCAACGCCGACGTCGCCCGACGACTCTTCGCCGGGGAGCGCGGTCCGGTCCGCGATGCCGTGGTGCTCAACGCCGGTGCGGCGGTCGCCCTCGCGCAGCAGGGTGACCAGCAGCCGAGCGACCCGATCGCGACCCTGCGCGCGGGCATGGACACCGTCGAGGCGGTGCTCGACTCCGGTCGTGCTGCGGAGCAGCTGCAGCGCTGGGTCCGGGCGACGCAGGACGTGGCCTCGGCCTGA
- a CDS encoding heme-copper oxidase subunit III, producing MVSVGTIVWLSSELMFFAGLFAIFFTVRSMRPDLWEHNIEMLNVPFAAANTLILVVSSVWCQLGVLKAEHGQKSRTGSLLNVAGWGMREWYVLTYIFGAVFVSGQILEYATLVTEGVTISTDSWSSIFYLTTGLHGIHVTGGLIAFLLIIGRTYTTRSYSHAQQTGAVVTSYYWHFVDVVWIALFAAIYLLGA from the coding sequence ATGGTGTCCGTCGGCACCATCGTCTGGCTGTCCAGCGAGCTGATGTTCTTCGCCGGGCTCTTCGCGATCTTCTTCACGGTCCGGTCGATGCGCCCGGACCTGTGGGAGCACAACATCGAGATGCTCAACGTGCCCTTCGCGGCCGCCAACACGCTGATCCTCGTGGTCTCGTCGGTGTGGTGCCAGCTCGGTGTGCTCAAGGCAGAGCACGGTCAGAAGTCCCGCACGGGCTCCCTGCTCAACGTCGCCGGCTGGGGCATGCGTGAGTGGTACGTCCTCACCTACATCTTCGGCGCGGTCTTCGTCTCCGGCCAGATCCTCGAGTACGCCACGCTCGTCACCGAGGGCGTGACCATCTCGACCGACTCCTGGTCCTCGATCTTCTACCTGACGACCGGCCTGCACGGCATCCACGTCACCGGTGGCCTGATCGCCTTCCTGCTGATCATCGGCCGCACCTACACGACCCGCAGCTACAGCCACGCGCAGCAGACCGGCGCGGTCGTCACGTCGTACTACTGGCACTTCGTCGACGTCGTGTGGATCGCCCTCTTCGCCGCCATCTACCTCCTGGGCGCGTGA
- a CDS encoding SRPBCC family protein produces MADSTRSSTVVDAAPGDVLDIIADLEAYPEWAKEITRVEILTEDGDGWPDTASFTLDAGPIKDTYVLDYTWDVDEDGQGVASWTLVEATMLKVMDGSYTLTALEDGTTEVVYDLTVDVKVPMLGMLKRKAEKVIIDTALRDLKKRAEA; encoded by the coding sequence ATGGCCGACAGCACACGCTCCAGCACCGTCGTGGACGCCGCCCCCGGTGACGTCCTCGACATCATCGCCGACCTCGAGGCCTACCCCGAGTGGGCCAAGGAGATCACCCGGGTCGAGATCCTCACCGAGGACGGCGACGGCTGGCCCGACACCGCGTCCTTCACCCTCGACGCGGGCCCGATCAAGGACACCTACGTCCTCGACTACACGTGGGACGTCGACGAGGACGGCCAGGGAGTGGCCTCGTGGACGCTCGTCGAGGCGACGATGCTCAAGGTCATGGACGGCTCCTACACCCTCACCGCGCTCGAGGACGGCACGACCGAGGTCGTCTACGACCTGACCGTCGACGTCAAGGTCCCCATGCTCGGGATGCTCAAGCGCAAGGCCGAGAAGGTCATCATCGACACCGCGCTGCGTGACCTCAAGAAGCGCGCCGAGGCCTGA
- a CDS encoding long-chain fatty acid--CoA ligase encodes MNDSQMPRLIEGNPDDSLADLPGRNADNNPQRVAFTVKEQDAWRDVTAAQFNLEVRSLAKGLIAEGLQPGDRLAIMARTRYEWTVLDFATWVAGGVPVPIYETSSAEQVEWIVKDSGTRFAVVETAKHQAIAQEAAGNLAGGIEKLWVIDNGDLDTIVAAGTEVTEEQVDERIAAQDRSSLATIIYTSGTTGRPKGCELTHDNFLGLAENAAAKLGDVLHRSDASTLLFLPLAHVFARFIEVLAVSAEARMGHSADIANILDDFQAFRPTFILAVPRVFEKIFNKANEQATAGGKGKIFARAADVAIAWSEGQDTGSVPLKIKLQHAVFDKLVYSTLRAKMGDKVQYAVSGGAPLGTRLGHFFRGIGVTILEGYGLTETTAPATVNLPDRVKIGTVGPALPGVSLRIADDGEVLIKGVNVLRGYHGNDAATADAIVDGWFRTGDLGELDEDGYLKITGRKKEILVTAGGKNVAPGVLEDRLRAHPLISQCLVVGDGKPFIAALVTIDEEMLPGWAANNGLGTLTIEQARTNETVLAEIQGAVDEANKAVSKAESIRKFSILSEDFTEDNGTLTPSLKLKRNVIMRDFEEDVEALYGS; translated from the coding sequence GTGAACGACAGCCAGATGCCCCGACTCATCGAGGGCAACCCCGACGACTCCCTGGCGGACCTGCCGGGGCGCAATGCGGACAACAACCCGCAGCGGGTCGCCTTCACCGTCAAGGAGCAGGACGCCTGGCGCGACGTCACGGCGGCGCAGTTCAACCTCGAGGTTCGTTCCTTGGCCAAGGGCCTGATCGCCGAGGGCCTGCAGCCCGGCGACCGGCTGGCCATCATGGCGCGCACCCGCTACGAGTGGACCGTCCTCGACTTCGCCACGTGGGTCGCCGGCGGCGTGCCGGTCCCGATCTACGAGACGAGCTCGGCCGAGCAGGTCGAGTGGATCGTCAAGGACTCGGGCACCCGATTCGCGGTCGTCGAGACGGCGAAGCACCAGGCCATCGCCCAGGAGGCTGCGGGCAACCTCGCCGGCGGCATCGAGAAGCTGTGGGTCATCGACAACGGCGACCTCGACACGATCGTCGCCGCGGGCACCGAGGTCACCGAGGAGCAGGTCGACGAGCGCATCGCCGCGCAGGACCGCAGCTCGCTCGCCACGATCATCTACACCTCGGGCACGACCGGCCGCCCCAAGGGCTGCGAGCTGACCCACGACAACTTCCTCGGCCTGGCCGAGAACGCGGCGGCCAAGCTCGGTGACGTCCTCCACCGCTCCGACGCGTCGACGCTGCTCTTCCTGCCGCTCGCGCACGTCTTCGCCCGCTTCATCGAGGTCCTCGCGGTCTCGGCGGAGGCCCGCATGGGTCACAGCGCCGACATCGCCAACATCCTCGACGACTTCCAGGCCTTCCGCCCGACCTTCATCCTCGCGGTGCCGCGGGTCTTCGAGAAGATCTTCAACAAGGCCAACGAGCAGGCCACGGCCGGCGGCAAGGGCAAGATCTTCGCCCGCGCGGCCGACGTCGCCATCGCCTGGTCCGAGGGCCAGGACACCGGCTCGGTGCCGCTGAAGATCAAGCTCCAGCACGCCGTCTTCGACAAGCTCGTCTACAGCACGCTTCGGGCCAAGATGGGCGACAAGGTGCAGTACGCCGTCTCCGGCGGCGCCCCCCTCGGCACCCGTCTGGGCCACTTCTTCCGGGGCATCGGCGTGACCATCCTCGAGGGCTACGGCCTCACCGAGACGACCGCGCCGGCGACCGTCAACCTGCCCGACCGGGTCAAGATCGGCACCGTCGGCCCGGCGCTGCCCGGCGTCTCGCTGCGCATCGCCGACGACGGCGAGGTCCTCATCAAGGGCGTCAACGTCCTGCGCGGCTACCACGGCAACGACGCGGCGACGGCCGACGCGATCGTCGACGGCTGGTTCCGCACCGGCGACCTCGGCGAGCTCGACGAGGACGGCTACCTCAAGATCACCGGCCGCAAGAAGGAGATCCTCGTGACGGCCGGCGGCAAGAACGTCGCCCCGGGTGTCCTCGAGGACCGCCTGCGCGCGCACCCGCTCATCAGCCAGTGCCTCGTCGTCGGCGACGGCAAGCCCTTCATCGCCGCGCTCGTCACCATCGACGAGGAGATGCTCCCGGGCTGGGCGGCCAACAACGGCCTCGGCACCCTGACCATCGAGCAGGCCCGGACCAACGAGACCGTCCTCGCCGAGATCCAGGGCGCGGTCGACGAGGCCAACAAGGCCGTCTCCAAGGCCGAGTCGATCCGCAAGTTCTCCATCCTCAGCGAGGACTTCACCGAGGACAACGGCACCCTGACGCCCTCCCTGAAGCTCAAGCGCAATGTCATCATGCGCGACTTCGAGGAGGACGTGGAGGCGCTCTACGGCAGCTGA